From a region of the Asterias amurensis chromosome 2, ASM3211899v1 genome:
- the LOC139954174 gene encoding uncharacterized protein, with translation MGSTEWTLFLCCLGVCIGISQSSTCSHAQCVYDYVTAEADCSSLNLDCIPVNYPHAIIMDLSHNIISELSPDDFNGTFSRLAELYLDYNNVSDVTSLLESSELDSLQIVSVKHNLISYLPSTCQLSSLTELSVDYNSITSLFYIPHCGTLLRISADFNLIDYFYVTLYNDRLNTDISLQFNRLTYVRFYTRSSYGGRPTSFFLDHNKIQYLEFQGPYLSIDICSLTHNQLQGVSIGATPDTLNVGSNGLSNWNNIDLAQNGNTMKRLDMSNNSFDSLIQPYWAEGLEFLNADTNLLANLSSTTLSRLFNLTELHVANNRLLFISSTALSQLTMLRSLYLDDNALTSLFGVFFNQSILFELSITNNRLTTLHADYFMGLLSLKRLYLAGNQLTSVNMLMFQLVPEIINLDLSQNELQLVDLQDCPLINLTNLQDLSLAHNLIHDAETILGFCDYLQVLDLSYNLIQVVPGDSLSGRNRALSKLELEGNPLQCDCRLTGLRDWLRNNPPYVEPRCEGPNHYYGSVITDLDSHDFLCQAPMAMVDKQLTALAGKSVTLICTATGIPAPTVTWLSPNDTEILAHDEGRFTILRGQILHITPVEKHDEGRYTCLAHNILGEGRAEVNLTVTTSKSDAPQPHSLASSVLPTMFITIIITVAVFAGIIFLRRYRKKQQEANSTSASQTSDLKVGFSKGDNDDSEGGCVNKALGGGYEVPSGQQTTLRYADSPTTGRRQPSQTYAQTAEDHSGGNGENKGDEELYESVSDP, from the coding sequence ATGGGATCCACTGAATGGACACTGTTTCTTTGTTGTCTTGGTGTCTGTATCGGCATCTCTCAGTCATCAACCTGCAGTCATGCGCAGTGTGTTTACGACTACGTCACTGCTGAGGCTGACTGCTCCTCACTCAATCTTGACTGCATCCCCGTCAACTACCCACACGCCATCATCATGGATCTAAGCCACAACATCATATCAGAGTTGTCACCAGACGATTTCAATGGCACATTCTCCAGGCTGGCTGAACTGTACCTTGACTACAATAACGTATCTGATGTGACGTCACTGTTGGAATCCAGTGAGCTAGATAGCCTGCAGATAGTGTCTGTTAAGCACAATTTAATTTCTTACTTGCCCTCTACTTGTCAGCTGAGCTCTCTCACTGAGCTCTCAGTAGACTATAACTCAATTACAAGTTTATTCTATATTCCACACTGCGGCACATTGCTGCGGATCTCGGCCGATTTTAATTTAATCGATTATTTTTATGTAACCTTGTATAATGATCGGTTAAATACCGATATCAGCCTGCAGTTTAACCGACTGACTTACGTGAGATTTTATACGCGCAGTAGTTACGGAGGTAGgcctacttctttttttttagatcataataaaatacaatatcTGGAATTCCAGGGCCCATACCTCAGCATCGACATATGTTCACTTACTCACAACCAACTACAGGGCGTAAGCATTGGCGCAACTCCAGATACATTAAACGTAGGCAGTAACGGATTGTCAAACTGGAATAATATTGACCTAGCTCAAAACGGAAACACGATGAAGAGATTGGACATGAGCAACAACTCTTTCGATTCATTGATTCAACCATACTGGGCCGAAGGTCTGGAGTTCTTGAACGCCGATACCAACCTGCTGGCAAACCTGTCCTCGACAACCCTGTCAAGATTGTTCAATCTGACTGAACTGCATGTAGCCAATAATCGTCTCTTGTTCATCTCATCCACTGCACTGAGTCAACTCACCATGCTAAGGTCACTGTATCTCGACGACAATGCCCTGACGTCTTTGTTTGGAGTATTTTTCAACCAGTCTATCTTATTTGAGCTGTCCATCACCAACAACCGACTCACCACGTTACATGCTGATTACTTCATGGGTCTATTGTCGTTGAAGCGTCTGTACCTCGCAGGGAATCAACTCACTAGCGTTAACATGCTGATGTTTCAACTGGTGCCTGAAATTATAAACTTGGACTTATCCCAAAATGAGCTTCAGCTGGTCGACCTGCAGGACTGTCCTCTTATTAATCTTACAAACCTACAGGATCTCTCACTTGCTCACAATCTGATTCACGATGCAGAAACTATCTTGGGTTTCTGTGATTACTTGCAAGTACTTGATCTGAGTTATAACTTGATCCAAGTCGTGCCTGGTGATTCGCTATCTGGGAGAAATAGAGCTTTGTCCAAACTCGAGCTAGAAGGCAAcccactgcagtgtgactgtaGGCTCACAGGTCTGCGAGACTGGCTGCGTAACAATCCACCGTACGTTGAGCCTCGATGTGAAGGACCGAATCATTACTATGGGTCAGTGATAACAGACTTGGACAGTCATGACTTCTTATGTCAAGCACCGATGGCGATGGTGGACAAGCAGCTGACAGCCCTGGCTGGAAAATCTGTGACTCTCATATGTACAGCTACTGGCATTCCTGCTCCGACCGTAACTTGGCTCTCACCAAACGACACAGAGATACTAGCTCATGACGAAGGAAGATTCACTATTCTGCGAGGACAAATTCTGCATATCACACCAGTGGAGAAACATGACGAAGGGAGGTACACATGTCTTGCCCATAACATCTTGGGTGAAGGGAGAGCCGAGGTCAACCTTACAGTGACTACCTCTAAATCAGACGCCCCACAGCCGCACTCACTTGCTTCTTCCGTTCTCCCCACAATGTTTATCACCATTATAATAACGGTTGCTGTATTTGCTGGTATCATATTCCTCCGTCGGTATCGCAAGAAACAGCAAGAAGCCAACTCCACATCTGCATCTCAAACCTCCGATCTGAAAGTTGGCTTCAGTAAAGGTGACAACGATGACTCGGAGGGAGGTTGCGTTAACAAAGCCCTTGGCGGAGGCTATGAGGTTCCAAGTGGACAGCAGACCACTCTTAGATATGCGGATAGTCCTACTACAGGGCGTCGCCAACCATCTCAGACCTACGCTCAGACCGCTGAGGATCATAGTGGAGGCAACGGAGAGAACAAAGGAGATGAAGAATTGTATGAAAGTGTATCTGACCCTTAG